The Pantoea sp. At-9b genome includes a window with the following:
- a CDS encoding amino acid ABC transporter substrate-binding protein: MKKMMLSTLVAAASLFAVAQQAHAGTTLDAIKKKGFVQCGISDGLPGFSYADASGKFTGIDVDVCRAAAAAVFGDASKVKYTPLTAKERFTALQSGEVDILSRNTTWTSSRDGGMGFLFAGVNYYDGIGFLTHKKAGLKSAKELDGATVCIQAGTDTELNVADYFKANNMQYTPVTFDRSDESAKALDSGRCDTLASDQSQLYALRIKLGKPDEFIVLPEVISKEPLGPVVRRGDDDWFTIVKWSLYAMLNAEEMGINSKNVDQLAAKPSNPDMAHLLGAEGDFGKDLKLDNKWAFNIIKQVGNYQESFDRNVGKDSALKIARGQNALWNQGGIQYAPPVR; this comes from the coding sequence ATGAAAAAGATGATGCTCTCCACCCTGGTCGCTGCAGCTTCTCTGTTCGCTGTTGCTCAGCAAGCGCATGCAGGCACCACGTTGGATGCAATTAAGAAGAAAGGGTTTGTTCAGTGCGGTATCAGTGATGGCCTGCCAGGCTTCTCTTATGCAGATGCCAGCGGCAAATTCACCGGTATCGACGTTGACGTCTGCCGTGCTGCTGCAGCTGCCGTATTTGGCGATGCCAGCAAGGTGAAATACACCCCGCTGACCGCTAAAGAGCGTTTCACCGCACTGCAATCAGGTGAAGTGGACATTCTGTCCCGTAACACCACCTGGACTTCTTCACGCGATGGCGGCATGGGCTTCCTGTTCGCGGGCGTGAACTACTACGACGGCATCGGCTTCCTGACCCATAAAAAAGCCGGTCTCAAAAGCGCGAAAGAACTGGACGGTGCCACGGTATGTATCCAGGCCGGTACCGATACCGAGTTGAACGTGGCGGATTACTTCAAAGCCAACAACATGCAGTACACGCCAGTGACTTTCGACCGCTCTGACGAATCCGCTAAAGCGCTCGACAGCGGCCGCTGTGATACCCTGGCTTCTGACCAGTCTCAGCTGTATGCGCTGCGTATCAAGCTGGGCAAACCAGACGAATTTATCGTTCTGCCGGAAGTGATCTCCAAAGAGCCGCTGGGCCCGGTGGTACGTCGTGGTGATGATGACTGGTTCACCATCGTTAAATGGTCCCTGTACGCCATGCTGAATGCGGAAGAGATGGGTATCAACTCTAAAAACGTTGACCAGTTGGCGGCCAAACCGTCTAACCCGGACATGGCTCACCTGCTGGGTGCGGAAGGCGACTTCGGTAAAGACCTGAAACTCGACAACAAGTGGGCATTCAACATCATCAAACAGGTGGGTAACTACCAGGAAAGCTTTGACCGCAACGTCGGTAAAGACAGTGCTCTGAAAATCGCGCGTGGTCAAAATGCGCTCTGGAATCAGGGCGGTATCCAGTACGCTCCGCCGGTACGTTAA
- the fis gene encoding DNA-binding transcriptional regulator Fis has protein sequence MFEQRVNSDVLTVSTVNSQDQVTQKPLRDSVKQALKNYFAQLNGQDVSDLYELVLAEVEQPLLDMVMQYTRGNQTRAALMMGINRGTLRKKLKKYGMN, from the coding sequence ATGTTCGAACAACGCGTAAATTCTGACGTACTGACCGTTTCTACCGTTAACTCACAGGATCAGGTGACGCAAAAGCCTCTGCGTGATTCGGTTAAACAGGCACTGAAGAACTATTTTGCTCAACTGAACGGTCAGGATGTTAGTGACCTGTATGAACTGGTACTGGCTGAAGTCGAGCAGCCTCTGTTGGACATGGTGATGCAGTACACCCGTGGCAACCAGACCCGTGCAGCTCTGATGATGGGTATCAACCGTGGTACTCTGCGTAAGAAGCTGAAAAAATACGGCATGAACTGA
- the dusB gene encoding tRNA dihydrouridine synthase DusB, giving the protein MRIGHHQLRNRLIAAPMAGVTDKPFRTLCYENGAGMTVSEMLSSNPEVWASDKSRLRMVHSDEPGIRAVQIAGCDPDEMAAAARINVASGAQVIDINMGCPAKKVNRKMAGSALLQHPQLVESILTAVVNAVDVPVTLKIRTGWDKENRNCVEIAQLAERCGIQALTIHGRTRACLFEGQAEYDSIRTVKQSVSIPVIANGDITDPHKARAVLDYTGADALMIGRAAQGRPWIFREIQHYLDTGELLAPKPLAEVKHMLIGHIRELHDFYGQRKGYRIARKHVSWYLQENAPDDQFRRTFNAIEDASEQLEALEAYFENLA; this is encoded by the coding sequence ATGCGCATTGGACATCATCAGCTACGTAATCGACTCATCGCTGCGCCTATGGCCGGGGTTACCGACAAGCCATTTCGCACCTTGTGTTATGAGAACGGCGCTGGCATGACAGTCTCCGAGATGTTGTCATCAAACCCGGAAGTATGGGCCAGTGACAAATCCCGTTTGCGTATGGTGCATAGTGACGAGCCCGGTATTCGTGCCGTGCAAATAGCCGGTTGTGATCCCGATGAAATGGCGGCTGCCGCGCGCATTAATGTGGCGTCAGGTGCTCAGGTCATTGACATCAACATGGGCTGTCCGGCGAAGAAAGTGAATCGTAAGATGGCGGGTTCTGCGCTGCTGCAACATCCGCAACTGGTTGAGTCTATTCTCACCGCGGTGGTGAATGCAGTTGATGTGCCCGTTACGCTGAAGATTCGCACTGGCTGGGACAAAGAAAATCGTAATTGTGTAGAGATTGCCCAATTGGCTGAACGCTGTGGCATTCAGGCCCTCACCATACATGGACGCACTCGCGCCTGTTTGTTTGAAGGGCAAGCTGAATACGACAGCATTCGGACAGTTAAGCAGAGCGTTTCCATTCCGGTTATCGCGAATGGAGACATTACTGACCCGCATAAAGCCAGAGCAGTGCTCGATTATACAGGAGCCGATGCTCTGATGATCGGTCGCGCTGCTCAGGGAAGACCGTGGATCTTCCGGGAAATCCAGCATTATCTGGACACAGGGGAGCTGCTGGCACCGAAGCCGCTGGCTGAAGTGAAGCATATGCTGATTGGACACATACGGGAGCTGCACGACTTTTACGGTCAGCGCAAGGGATACCGTATTGCCCGAAAACACGTTTCCTGGTATTTGCAGGAAAATGCCCCTGATGACCAGTTTCGGCGCACATTCAACGCCATAGAGGATGCCAGCGAACAGCTGGAGGCGTTGGAGGCATACTTCGAAAATCTTGCGTAA